tgggccattcccatctgtaacgggtcggcccgggccgggtagccccagtcggccccagcctggcccggttgattccacacatccttgtcttaagcccatttgggctgattctacccaccaatcagaggcttgctctaatggaaggtgtgaatttgctgtcatcagtgggtgtgttggccctggtcggcctgaagcagaccccctcgagaagagggccgagaagccttggttggcccggaaaaataccaggccacccagatatgtaaacaacctacgctacccggcccaggccgacccggtacagatgggaatggcccattgctCAGATGAACCATTTAGCACCGAATCAGCCTGTTACGTACGTTCACCTACACAGCCACTAGATGGCCTCCGCTGCTCCCTCCTCATCCGGTTCCCTTCCCAGCTGATCCGAATTAGTCATCACCTGGTCTGTGTTAAAAGCAGCTCTCCGGCATCTAGTCAATGAGAAGGTGCAGGGTAGTGTAGACTCAGTTGAGTTTATACTGTTCTCTTCTCTTCGTATCGCTTGTTTGGCAAACCACGTGTTGCTCGTTCGTTTTCGGCTACACACTCATTAGGATTTAGGATTTAGGATTTAGGAATAGACAATTTGGCTTCTCGACTTCAGACcgtctttgactttgactttagatccCCCCTGAGCTTTCCTGATAAGCAGAAAATATCTTAATATTTACAGTTATTTCATCCCCAACCCCTTCTGGGTTAGCTTTTTCCGTTCTTCCCCTTTTCTTTTGTATACAGCTCCTTTTcgttttatgtatatatatataatttattatcgTTATAAATACtctgttttgtaataaaatcctttgttatTTTAGCGACACAGCACTTTGTTATTATTTCACCCGCACAccaattttattactcccctaacctcatctctcctagagagccggggtcaTAATACAGCCAATCTGTTTTAGTCTTCATGGATCTGAGACGTCTGCCTGAAGGAAGGAGTTCAAAAAAAGCATGTCAAGGGTGTGTTGGGTCCAGGATAATTTTCTCAGCTTTCCTGAGGCAGTAGGGACTGAAGTTGTTCTAGAGAGGGGAGTGGACAGCCAGCTGTCCTCTGGGCAGCCTTGATAACCCCGTGCTGCTGTGCAGCTATCAAACTGTAGACCGGGATGCCCTCTTCTGTGCCGCAGTAGGATTATAGCAGCAGTTTCTAAGCAATGCTGTTCTTTCTAAGTAACCTCATCAAACTTCTTCACTACCTCAGTGATGCGAGTCCTCCTTAATGGTGACCCCTAAGAAGCTGAAGTATGAGATCCTCTCCACACAGTCCTCGTTTATGATAAAAGGGATGTTGTCTTTTGTCTTATCTTACGATGAGCTCCTTGGTCTTGGCTGTGTTAAGGACCGATTTATTATTCCTACACCAGACTTTCAGCCGCTCCACTTCTTCCTTTAGGCAGACTCATTTCCTGCAGAGACAAGCCCTACAACCGTGGTATTTGTAGAGGGTGTAGAGcagagggctcagcacacagctCTGTGGGGCACCACTGCTGAGTTTGAAGGGAGTGGAGAAGTACGGGCCTGTCAAGACCTTCTGAATGTGTGATCACTTAAGAAGTCCTTGATCCAAAGGCAGTGAAGAGAGGAAGTCCTAAATCTAACACTTTGGTCACCAAAATGGTGTTAAGACTGATTGAAGCAGAAGATTTCAAGTTTTCTCTTGAGTTTTCAAATTTTGCGTCAAAACAACCACTAATTTTAAATCAATACAGTAAAACAGTAATGATATATTTAAAATATTTGCTAAAATAGCATTAATGTTGACAGTATTCGTTTCAATCCCACATCAATAACATCACCTGCGTAATATCAATCACCTTTGCCCCTCGCTCTCACCCCCATTCTGCTTCCATCCTTGTTCACACTGATGATAAAATGGTGCATGGCTCCAGATCCATTTAGTGTCTTACTATGACCCTCAGAAAGTGTTATGTTAGATTTAGCCGTGCTAAGCTCCAGGGAGCGACAACAATCTCTGATTAAGTTTATTCTAAAAACATTTCTGAAGTTTGGTTTAAATCCTCATTAAAACTCATAATTCATCGTGAACATGTAACAGTTGTTCAAGAACAAATATACAATTGTTTCTTTTTCAAAGCATTTTATTTAGACGACTGTAGACggtataaaaatataaaacattccaTTCAGGTAATTCAAAACTTTATAAATAtctttaaataataaaatatatatatatatgtgtttaaATTACTCAAAAATACAGTTTTATTGTTATCAAATCTAAATAATAcatgaaaaaatatttaaacTAATAACAGCCACAATGGACTggaataattaaaaaatgtaaaaaataaatatataggaaaataaattctttaaataaAAACCAATAAATAATGAATAGACAACTAGatgtaaaaaatgacaaaaaaagcaATAATGCTGCATGTGAGAGGTAGATCAGGGTCCAGTTGTCAGTTTCTGGTGAGTAAAGATGAGACCAGATGGTCTGCTCTGATCAGATGAGCTTTGATTTCCCTCCTGATCAGCTCCCAGGCTTCAGCGCTGTGGCCCTGCACACACCACAGGGTCATCAGCatcactgctactactactatgtTTAAATCTCAGAAGGAAAAAAGACTCACCATTTTCTTCAGGATGTGGTGTGACAGTCTCTTAAAATACATGTGCAGCTTTGTGTTCTTCTTCTTGATGTGGCCCTGACCTCCAACCTGAATTCATTCCAAAAGGAAACGTTTTCTCATCAAAACATAATTTGCAAACAAACtcaacataaacaaaaaaaatgtattctTGCCAAAGTGTCAGTGAAAGTGGACCTACGCAGGAGTGGAGCTCATCAGCCAGTTGGGTGATGACACTGAGAAAGTTCTCCTCTGTGGTCTCCTCCCAAGATGAAGGGCTGTGGTCCTCCTCAAACAGGGAGGACACCTCCTTCAGAATCTGGACCACGAATGCTACTTTATCCTCCGCCTGGAGCAGAAAGATTATTGATTAAAGTTTCCTAATTCCACTGACCCACATTCAGCTTTTCCATGGACAGAAATGAGACTGACTCACTGAAGCTTTGGAGGCCTGGTGGTACAGATGATGAGGGAAGCCTACAGTGTTCTCCTCAGCCCCAGTGCTGTTAGTGGCGTTATTAgcctgcagcacacacacacacaacacatcagCTGTTGTATTCAACAATGACGTCACCAGAATGTAAACATGTTACCAAGAGTCCACTCACCATCATATCCAGCAGGTCTAAGGATGTTCCACTGAACTGACTGAATTTTTGATCCATCCACCTGCAGCTCAGAGAGGAGCATGCGCTGTACAGACCCAGACACACACAGGCAAACAAAACCCTGCTCAGCATTTTTAATAAGAGTGTGTAAAAATCTTCTTCAGTAGGAAGCAAACTCTTCAGATGTCTTTGGATGTTCTGCTGGAGCTGACCTGCAGCAGCTCTTATAAAGCTGAGACACATTTTTCATTTTCTAAACACCTGGAAAACACCAGGTCATAAACTATTGTATCTTAGACTTAAGACTTAAGATTTGAAAGACAgttttatataaaatatatatatacaataaaaacattttaataaatacAATGTTTTTAATTAAACTTTAATTGAGGTTTAAATTCAAGCCAACGCCAAATAATAATATTATAACGCATTTGAATCAATTAAATAGGCTAGTGAGTCCGAAAGAATTAAGATAACATAACATTCACCACGTTTTAAAAACTTAATTAGCATTACAATAGTATAAATCTGATTAGTTATTTGAATAACCTGTGATTCAACATGATGTAACCTTCTGGAATGTCACTGTTGCGCTGCCCACATCAGGGAAAGTGAAAACGCGCGTGCCCGAGTTCACCACTGTCACGAACTGAACTTTCACCTTGCAACAGGAAAGGTTGAAGGCTTTACAAATGACGCAACTACTTTATTGGTAGGCCATTCACTCGCAGCATACACTTCAGTagctaaattattcctgtgttttatAGTGGTTGGTGTGTTTATTCTGGAAGATGAGTCTCACATAATCATGGTTAATATAAGCTTATCCAGACAATATGATTTTTAAGTAAAGTAAATATACATagctgttgaaaaatatattGTTCTCAAATTAGTTTAATTTCCTTATgcccttttatttattttatttttaccatTCCTTGAAAACCCTGTTGTTTAGTcacgttgttttatttttttgcaataaTGATAACATATTTTACATTGAGGGATGATTTAAAACGTGAGAAGGAGTGGAAGTAAAACTCACCGGACTGTTTTTATTCTTATACAGAACACTAGTGTTTATTTGCGAAGTTCTCACCTCAAGAAAAGAAGCAACATGATTCTCTGTATTATTATAATTTCATTTTGCGTATTTCTCAATTCTAATTTTGCGTATCATTAATTTTTTTCTTGCACCAATTACCGCAacagtttcctaatgttgtgattctcgcacagatgtcaataaaaccttctgattctgactcGGAACAGCGTCGCTCGCGTGCTGCCTTTAGGTACAGCTCGTAAGCGCGAACTGTTGTCATCTCTACACGTTTATTACTTAACGCAGCTTGAACAACACAGTTCGCTTTTCTTGGTAAA
This Nothobranchius furzeri strain GRZ-AD chromosome 16, NfurGRZ-RIMD1, whole genome shotgun sequence DNA region includes the following protein-coding sequences:
- the LOC107387649 gene encoding interferon a3-like; its protein translation is MLSRVLFACVCLGLYSACSSLSCRWMDQKFSQFSGTSLDLLDMMANNATNSTGAEENTVGFPHHLYHQASKASAEDKVAFVVQILKEVSSLFEEDHSPSSWEETTEENFLSVITQLADELHSCVGGQGHIKKKNTKLHMYFKRLSHHILKKMGHSAEAWELIRREIKAHLIRADHLVSSLLTRN